In Plasmodium chabaudi chabaudi strain AS genome assembly, chromosome: 9, the following proteins share a genomic window:
- a CDS encoding haloacid dehalogenase-like hydrolase, putative, giving the protein MDNNNAPCYHISDKGKNKNFKNIKLITFDLDDTLWNVNALLDYADKECNEYMKKNYKKSYDYFLKTYELSMTKILIELLEKKVYMDNTSIQILAQIRTDALKHIASQSNCNEEEFTNAMQEVWQRKKNDVHLFISSGTLEYLRELKKRGYILGAITNGDSDVNQIKFLNEIFSFVIRSMDYNCEKPKADIFNIARNILKKKQNINIRPEEWLHVGDDIYTDVMGSKNARINCAWITMYRGGNEVNTNEWYSYLKLKLGNNKNSTLAQYDPYADSIFSKLRKRNVHLPYEYVDIEIRHCRDLDAILA; this is encoded by the coding sequence ATGGATAATAACAACGCCCCATGCTATCACATAAGTGATAAagggaaaaataaaaattttaaaaatataaagttgATAACTTTTGACCTTGATGATACTTTATGGAATGTAAATGCATTACTTGATTATGCAGATAAAGAGTgtaatgaatatatgaaaaaaaattataaaaaatcatatgattattttttaaagacaTATGAATTATCTatgacaaaaatattaatagaattgttagaaaaaaaagtatatatggATAATACGAGTATTCAAATATTAGCACAAATCAGAACTGATGCTTTAAAACATATAGCTAGCCAATCAAATTGTAATGAAGAAGAATTTACAAATGCAATGCAAGAAGTATGgcagagaaaaaaaaatgatgtacatttatttattagttCAGGAACTTTAGAATATTTAagagaattaaaaaaaagaggaTATATTTTAGGAGCCATAACTAATGGTGATTCAGATGTCAATCagattaaatttttaaatgaaattttttcatttgttatAAGATCTATGGATTATAATTGTGAAAAACCTAAAGcagatatatttaatattgcacgtaatatattaaaaaaaaaacaaaatataaatataagacCCGAAGAATGGTTACATGTAGGagatgatatatatacagaTGTAATGGGATCAAAAAATGCTCGCATTAATTGTGCATGGATAACTATGTATAGAGGTGGTAACGAAGTTAATACAAATGAATGgtattcatatttaaaattaaaacttggtaataataaaaattcaacACTTGCACAATATGATCCTTATGCAGattctatattttcaaaacttagaaaaagaaatgtaCATCTACCATACGAATATGTAGATATAGAAATACGTCATTGCCGAGACCTTGATGCAATACTAGCATAG
- a CDS encoding AP-1 complex subunit sigma, putative — protein MIHFVLLISRQGKTRLAKWYMPLSQKEKAKIIRETSQITLNRTPKLCNFVEWKEYKLVFKRYASLFFILCIDKGDNELITLEIIHHYVEVLDKYFGNVCELDLIFNFHKAYYLLDEILVSGELQESSKKIILRVVAAQDSLMEDNKRKLIKNSNFFNTFRKNKPEHTFSQV, from the exons ATGatacattttgttttacttATAAGCCGTCAAGGCAAAACGAGACTTGCAAAATGGTACATGCCCTTATCtcaaaaagaaaaggcGAAAATAATCCGAGAAACTTCTCAAATTACATTAAACAGAACCCCAAAGTTATGTAATTTTGTGGAATGGAAGGAATACAAGCTCGTATTCAAAAG ATATGCTAGTCTCTTTTTCATTCTTTGCATTGACAAAGGCGACAACGAGTTAATTACCCTCGAAATCATACACCACTATGTTGAAGTGttagataaatattttggaaACGTTTGTGAGTTAGAtctaatttttaatttccataaagcttattatttacttGATGAAATATTAGTATCTGGAGAATTACAAGAAAGtagcaaaaaaattatattacgTGTTGTAGCAGCACAAGATTCATTGATGgaagataataaaa GAaaactaataaaaaattcgaattttttcaacacgtttcgaaaaaataaaccaGAGCATACATTTAGTCAAGTATAA
- a CDS encoding histone acetyltransferase MYST, putative, with product MGGSKHENLHVNKSAGINKGAKSASHTTKGKGVASNTNASGNNKNTKGSNTKHRTTGKSIASSSKFNDTYALLFPNALPVKQVLWGLDPLNKVWRQCSIVYARPKNKTLNDTNLIFPLNVNKNDILNKISNENTSSTVMKESDYDYYVHWEKFDRRLDCWISHENLRLLTNEPNDEYPVIKNTDDNCDSDHEHAGIDKEYLREHEENTKLKTINQIKFGKYLIDTWYFSPYPKEYQNIDILYICEFCLSFFKENVELIRHTEICEIRHPPGNEIYRNDKISIFEIDGNYFRIYCENLCFLSKLFLDHKTLKHRVNLFLFYVITEFDEYGYHITGYFSKEKYSKNNVSCILTLPQHQKKGYGKFLINFSYFLSQTEKRTGTPERPLSDLGAASYMAYWYETLLKVLINYEQLSIQELSEITSIETYDIVACLEEKEIIKSVSNGENVYYINPKHMKFILEKLKHKNSDLCRNKLHWVSYDYYLALYE from the coding sequence ATGGGGGGGAGCAAACATGAGAATTTGCATGTTAACAAAAGTGCTGGAATAAATAAGGGAGCCAAATCTGCAAGTCATACGACTAAAGGGAAAGGTGTAGCTAGTAACACAAATGCAAGcggtaataataaaaatacaaaaggAAGTAATACCAAACATAGGACTACAGGGAAATCAATAGCATCATCATCAAAGTTTAATGATACGTatgctttattatttccaaaTGCTTTGCCAGTGAAACAAGTATTATGGGGTCTTGATCCCTTAAATAAAGTATGGCGACAATGCTCTATTGTTTATGCAAGacctaaaaataaaactctGAATGATACCAATTTAATCTTCCCattaaatgtaaataaaaatgatatattaaataaaataagtaaCGAAAATACAAGCAGTACTGTAATGAAAGAGAGTGATTATGATTATTATGTACATTGGGAAAAGTTTGATAGAAGATTAGACTGTTGGATCTCTCATGAAAATTTACGATTATTAACTAATGAACCAAATGATGAATATccagtaataaaaaatacagatGATAATTGTGATTCAGATCATGAGCATGCTGGTATAgataaagaatatttaagagagcatgaagaaaatacaaaacTTAAAActataaatcaaataaaatttggaaaatatttaattgatACATGGTATTTTTCTCCTTACCCAAAAgaatatcaaaatattgatattttatatatatgtgaatTCTGTTTATCATTctttaaagaaaatgttGAATTAATTAGGCATACAGAAATATGTGAAATACGACACCCTCCTGGAAATGAAATTTAtagaaatgataaaatatcgATTTTTGAAATTGATGGAAATTATTTTCGGATTTATTGtgaaaatttatgttttttatcaaaactTTTTCTTGATCATAAAACATTAAAACATAGagttaatttatttctattttatgttataaCAGAATTTGATGAATATGGATATCATATAACTggttatttttcaaaagaaaaatattcaaaaaataatgtttcATGTATATTAACATTACCGCAAcatcaaaaaaaaggatatggaaaatttcttattaattttagctattttttatcacaaACTGAAAAAAGAACAGGGACACCAGAAAGGCCTCTTTCAGATTTAGGCGCAGCATCCTATATGGCTTATTGGTATGAAACATTGTTAAAAgttttgataaattatgaacaacTATCTATTCAAGAATTATCTGAAATTACAAGTATCGAAACTTATGATATTGTCGCATGTttagaagaaaaagaaattattaaaagtgTGTCCAATGGAgaaaatgtttattatataaatccaAAACATATGAAATTCATTCTCGAAAAATtgaaacataaaaattctGACTTGTGCAGAAATAAATTGCATTGGGTATCCTATGATTACTATTTGGCTTTATATGAGTAG
- a CDS encoding nucleolar protein 56, putative, whose protein sequence is MKSLYILFECSAGYFLLKVEEWEQIGNNENLEKKILDADTFHQIVQFCSFIPFETAETALDNLLNINEGKATSFLLNFLEQNLPSNKSQYELGVADLNLGKSLSSIGFNIVHNNNILELFRACRLFYLKKIKSYINNADIDIKNFNIGLGHSYSRSKLKLDPRKQDKSIINSIGTIESLDKNINVFSMRVIEWYSWHFPELRKIVTDVCMYCKLVILIQIKENFDFENNKEKINEITQNEEMTESIEKVANLSIGQELTEEDLNNIVNFANEVINLSNTRNVLWNYLDKKLDIVSPNLKELLGNTLSARLISHAGSLVNLAKCPSSSIQIFGSEKALFNSLKGNKKTPKFGILYNSSYISKTPTALKGRMSRYLSCKSAMAARIDSFSDEPTNSYGIAFKKQLEHKILHMIKGVKLSKNIDYINEAEKIYKKQNGDGNIEDVDEEERKRLKKARKEEKKRRKLEKKMRKEKEKAEQENGGNQDEEDQDASD, encoded by the coding sequence ATGAAaagtttgtatattttgtttgaaTGCTCAGCTGGGTATTTCTTACTTAAAGTAGAGGAGTGGGAACAAATAGGAAATAATGAGAAccttgaaaaaaaaatattggatGCTGATACATTTCATCAGATAGTTCAATTTTGCTCATTCATACCTTTTGAAACAGCCGAAACAGCATTAGATAATTTActtaatattaatgaagGGAAAGCaacatcatttttattaaattttttagaaCAGAATTTACCAAGCAATAAAAGTCAATATGAATTAGGAGTAGCTGATCTGAATTTAGGAAAATCTTTATCGAGCATCGGTTTTAATATtgtacataataataatatattagaaTTATTTCGAGCTTGtagattattttatttaaaaaaaataaaaagttatattaataatgctGATAtagatattaaaaattttaacatAGGTTTAGGTCATAGCTATTCAAGATCTAAACTCAAATTAGACCCAAGAAAACAAGATAAATCAATTATTAACAGTATAGGAACTATTGAATCGctagataaaaatataaatgtttttagTATGAGAGTTATTGAATGGTATAGTTGGCATTTTCCTGAGTTAAGAAAAATTGTAACAGATGTTTGTATGTATTGTAAATTagttatattaatacaaataaaagaaaattttgattttgaaaataataaagaaaaaattaatgagataacacaaaatgaagaaatgaCAGAAAGTATAGAAAAGGTAGCTAATTTATCAATAGGTCAAGAATTAACAGAAGaagatttaaataatattgtaaaTTTTGCAAATGAggttattaatttatcaaataCTAGAAATGTATTATGGAATTATTTAGATAAAAAACTTGATATTGTTTCACCAAATCTTAAAGAACTATTAGGTAATACATTAAGTGCAAGATTAATTAGTCATGCTGGGTCATTAGTAAATCTAGCTAAATGCCCATCAAGTAGTATTCAAATTTTTGGTTCAGAAAAagcattatttaattcattaaagggaaataaaaaaacaccAAAGTTtggaatattatataattcttcTTATATATCTAAAACACCTACAGCATTAAAAGGTCGAATGTCTCGATACTTATCATGCAAAAGTGCTATGGCTGCAAGAATCGATTCATTTTCGGACGAACCTACTAATTCCTATGGTATtgcatttaaaaaacaactagaacataaaatattgcaTATGATCAAGGGAGTTAAACTTtcgaaaaatatagattatattaatgaagcagaaaaaatttataaaaaacaaaatggaGATGGTAATATTGAGGATGTTGATGAAGAAGAAAGGAAAAGGTTGAAGAAGGCCAGGAAAgaggaaaaaaaacgaagaaagctagaaaaaaaaatgagaaaggaaaaagaaaaagctGAACAGGAGAATGGAGGGAACCAGGATGAAGAAGATCAAGATGCTAGTGATTGA
- a CDS encoding insulinase, putative, with protein MVHDYVRINKIELEHGLCVEEYYSKRSGLRIILNKINSPKIYGYFTLLTEAENDEGLPHTLEHLIFLGSNKYPYKGLLDALAYKCLSEGTNAWTSIDHTCYTIETVGIEGFSNILPIYLDFILNPTLEDNMFLSEVHHFSEGGHNGVVYSEMKSIENDCDNIAERALLNNLYPNKKSGYRFETGGTLEGLRKTNNNRVKEYFKKFYKFNNFGAIIFGNFDNDQILNIIYEFETYHLNLHPEQARQNDDSLSREKRISDEMNVTKINDIDMFLQDIQNINRPWNKKENIEKRNESHVVKKYYPCNNLNNGQISLAWRGCVWNDFKTKLALTLIGNYLTELTTSPISKKLLEDKENTFCSSIDFSVEDLKENYFVIDIYDVVHKFKEPKIDQKRESNEVEEKKECNESSSKMEVVGEITRECIREVFDNPLNMERLKNIIVRSYLQHLKDLETIPQYLLIELIIKYFIYGKSVTDLENSLNLKNIYLTLLEEKEMYWKNLIEVYFLNNPYVEVRCYPSYKRAKEIERFERDLIKKEHEKYGIDKLNEMVKQINEIKDGIKKKPPQDALNIVDFSKAKNVVIDGITVFRNFESVEKNEKNQDVKNFETLKGELLNKIDEDMKKVIFPVQLSQIESNFVSLNLLINCNNIDDELKRYLPLFSYLIFETDVEINNTNVKCENFLEELIKYSISYDCNYSLGGNAKTFRSGCLGNLLGIQIVGLVENYEKLFDLLFLSVFKINLTLERLEVILKSEYQNLLQKKTQPKTLILNLEYVLRYVQNSNAGIVSIGQQELILQKIKDKTNLQDLLSKLNTLKNQLFKLSNFVLTIDANFFKINQIFSWYNKWFTNSDKTNCHVKSPYIDIFDAEKNQESFAKSSSSKYLCSKGQGAHSSANKSCSHQPDGDHQPNCGYAAASGTSTTSAKSQQYISIGTSVHKNLFEYLNIVFEKENKDFKKNVVNDKVYNAVVCGIKSTDVSYLNLTVKTDAGYKSNEYPCLLILREFFSMTEGPLYNTIRGGGYAYECALNYNPILGEITLRIYRSSDIINALIEALKILEYYCENEMKDDELHLAKNSAYYTIFSNQEVAADRASQTVYLSLKNLDLNFYQNLLVDIESVTSSQLLKVCKKYISKIVNFKIDKNNAIDGSTLSIITSTEKVEQIKSSLKEQIKIGVINNLSISQLFHLLQTYDINSAVHFLPTTNNSIDNELTENTQDDENKTDEDYSSSESSSQVSQGSSSQGSSSQGSQSCCSSSSPSDFSFCSDDDSYPGQSDG; from the coding sequence ATGGTACATGATTATGtaagaataaataaaattgagtTGGAACATGGGTTATGTGTTGAAGAATACTATTCAAAAAGATCAGGATtaagaataatattaaacaaGATTAATAGCCccaaaatatatggatattttactttattaACGGAAgcagaaaatgatgaaggATTACCACATACTTTAGagcatttaatttttttaggaAGTAACAAATATCCATATAAAGGTTTGTTGGATGCTTTAGCATATAAGTGTTTATCCGAAGGAACAAATGCATGGACTAGTATTGATCATACATGTTATACAATTGAAACGGTAGGAATTGAAGGGTTCAGTAATATTTTACCAATATATTtagattttattttaaaccCAACATTAGAAgataatatgtttttatcaGAGGTTCATCATTTTTCGGAAGGAGGGCATAATGGTGTTGTATATTCAGAAATGAAATCTATCGAAAACGATTGTGACAATATTGCTGAAAGagcattattaaataatttatatccaaataaaaaaagtggaTATAGATTTGAAACTGGTGGGACTTTAGAAGGATTGAGAAAAACTAATAATAATCGAGttaaagaatattttaaaaaattttataaatttaataattttggagctattatttttggaaattttgataatgatcaaattttaaatataatttatgaatttgaaacatatcatttaaatttacatCCTGAACAAGCAAGGCAAAATGATGATTCGTTAAGTCgagaaaaaagaatatcTGACGAAATGAATGTtactaaaataaatgatatagaTATGTTTCTTCAagatattcaaaatataaatagacCATGgaacaaaaaagaaaatatagaaaaacgAAATGAATCACATGTTgtaaaaaagtattatCCATGTAATAATCTAAACAATGGTCAAATCAGTTTAGCCTGGAGAGGATGTGTATGGAATGATTTTAAAACGAAGCTAGCTCTTACATTGATTGGTAATTATTTAACAGAATTAACTACTTCCCCTATTAGTAAAAAGTTACTAGaggataaagaaaataccTTTTGTAGTAGTATTGATTTTTCAGTTGAagatttaaaagaaaattattttgtaattgATATTTATGATGTTGTTCATAAGTTTAAAGAACCCAAGATTGATCAAAAAAGAGAAAGTAATGAGgtagaagaaaaaaaagaatgtaATGAAAGTAGTTCGAAAATGGAAGTAGTAGGAGAAATAACCAGAGAGTGTATTCGAGAAGTATTTGATAATCCATTGAATATGGAAagattgaaaaatataatagttCGATCATATTTACAACATTTAAAAGATTTAGAAACGATTCcacaatatttattaatagaattaattataaaatattttatttatggcAAAAGTGTAACTGATTTAGAGAACTCattaaatttgaaaaatatatatttaacatTGTTGGAAGAAAAGGAAATGTATTGGAAAAATTTGATTgaagtttattttttaaataatccaTACGTAGAAGTAAGATGCTACCCTAGTTACAAAAGAGCAAAAGAAATCGAACGTTTCGAAAGAGACTTAATAAAGAAAGAAcatgaaaaatatggaattgataaattaaatgaaatggtaaaacaaattaacgAAATCAAAGatggaataaaaaaaaagccaCCTCAAGATGCTTTAAATATTGTCGATTTTTCAAAGGCAAAAAATGTAGTAATAGATGGAATCACTGTGTTCCGAAATTTTGAATccgttgaaaaaaatgaaaaaaaccaagatgtaaaaaattttgaaactTTAAAAGGTGaacttttaaataaaatcgaTGAAGACAtgaaaaaagttatatttCCTGTACAGTTAAGTCAAATAGAATCCAATTTTGtttctttaaatttgttaatCAATTGTAACAATATTGatgatgaattaaaaagatATTTACCTTTGTTTAgctatttaatttttgaaacagatgtagaaataaataatacaaatgtaAAATGTGAAAATTTTCTAGAGGaactaataaaatatagtatTAGTTATGATTGTAATTATAGCTTAGGAGGGAACGCTAAAACGTTTCGATCGGGATGTCTAGGAAATTTATTAGGTATTCAAATTGTTGGGTTAgtagaaaattatgaaaaattatttgatcttctatttttatcagtatttaaaataaacttAACATTGGAAAGACTAGAGGTTATACTAAAATCAGAGtatcaaaatttattacaaaaaaaaacacaacCTAAaactttaattttaaatttagaaTATGTTTTAAGATATGTGCAAAATAGTAATGCTGGTATTGTTTCGATAGGACAACAAGAATtgattttacaaaaaattaaagataaAACTAATTTACAAGAtctattatcaaaattgaATACGTTGAAAAatcaattatttaaattatctaattttgtattaacTATAGatgcaaatttttttaaaattaatcaaattttttcatgGTATAACAAGTGGTTCACCAATTCAGACAAAACGAATTGTCATGTAAAATCGCCATATATCGACATTTTTGATGCTGAAAAAAATCAAGAAAGCTTTGCAAAAAGTTCAAGTTCTAAATATTTGTGTAGCAAAGGGCAAGGTGCTCATTCGTCTGCAAATAAAAGTTGTAGTCATCAACCAGATGGCGATCATCAACCAAATTGTGGCTACGCTGCCGCATCTGGCACATCTACCACATCTGCAAAGAGTCAGCAATACATTTCTATCGGTACGTctgttcataaaaatttgtttgaatatttaaatatcgTATTTgagaaagaaaataaagattttaaaaaaaatgtcgTAAATGATAAAGTATACAATGCAGTCGTTTGTGGGATCAAAAGTACAGATGTGTCGTACTTAAATTTAACAGTAAAAACAGATGCAGGATATAAATCCAACGAATATCCATgcttattaattttaagagaatttttttcaatgaCAGAAGGTccattatataatacaattCGAGGAGGTGGATATGCTTATGAGTGTgctttaaattataatccTATATTAGGTGAAATAACATTACGTATTTATAGATCTAGTGATATTATAAACGCTTTGATAGAggctttaaaaattttagaaTACTATTGTGAGAATGAAATGAAAGATGATGAATTACATCTAGCTAAAAATAGTGCTTACTATACAATATTTAGTAATCAAGAAGTTGCAGCAGATAGAGCTTCACAAACTGTTTATTtaagtttaaaaaatttagatttaaatttttatcagaATTTGTTGGTAGATATTGAATCTGTTACATCTAGCCAACTTTTAAAagtttgtaaaaaatatattagtaaAATTGTGAACTTTAaaatagataaaaataatgcaatCGATGGATCAACTTTATCAATTATTACATCAACAGAAAAAGTCGAACAAATCAAATCGAGTTTAAaagaacaaataaaaattggtgttattaataatttatcaatttCTCAACTCTTTCATTTATTACAGACTtatgatataaattcaGCTGTTCATTTTTTACCAACTACAAATAATTCTATAGATAATGAACTTACTGAAAATACTCaggatgatgaaaataaaacagaTGAAGATTATTCAAGTTCGGAAAGTTCATCGCAAGTAAGTCAAGGAAGTTCTTCGCAAGGAAGTTCTTCCCAAGGAAGTCAATCATGTTGTTCTTCTTCCTCCCCATCAGACTTTTCATTCTGTTCCGACGATGATTCTTACCCTGGCCAATCCGATGGATAA
- a CDS encoding heat shock protein 90, putative: MSLSKLSRASLQLIKGSSVLENHGRNKFRTSQLARCINTKCVLNKNSWDVKKKNQYNLETNRLFSTSENYEFKAETKKLLQIVAHSLYTDKEVFIRELISNSSDAIEKLRFTQTASIKDVDSNNKTEGDTIEDKEQPFYIKVSTNDKDKLFIIEDNGIGMNKTEVIENLGTIAKSGSQHFINALKEKGELNKNSQASDIIGQFGVGFYSTFVVSDFVEVFTKSHEDGSVGYHWKSDGNGTFTLTEDNSIERGTKIVCHLKEACSDFSNINKVQTIVEKFSSFINFPVYILNKKQVSSEPKQASDANEAGEVNKTSEPEKSEEVEEILINSQKPLWCKDEVSEEEHKKFFNFLNKNKSYNDDNKSYLYKLLYKTDAPMSIKSVFYIPEEAPSRLFQQNYDIDVSLYCKKVLVKKCADNIIPKWLHFVKGVIDCEDMPLNISRESMQDSTLMSKLSRIVVTKILKTLEKEASIDEDKYLKFYKNFSYNLKEGVLEDSTKNMYKNVMMNLLRFYSVNQKKYISLNEYVKNFKDTQKNIYYFSANDINIALSSPYMESFKNKQVDVLLLFEEIDEFVLMNLQSYNDSKFVSIDSSQKEDLDEIILNNENGNMTNDNNSGENNNTSGGSNKIVFTQDQKIELEKYIKQILGPKCSDVKFSERLCSSPAVVTGFLSPTLRKVMKATMKNSDMHENMLQNLPATLEINPTHTIITSIYHLKNTNNQVAKLLVEQLYDNACIAAGILEDPRSLLTKLNELLLLTARYAYHYEKKTDESSNSADQSDRTNMDNTINSNEMGTNPNGEQVEEHDDSTLKEAHKI, from the coding sequence atgagtTTGTCAAAATTGTCAAGGGCATCTTTACAATTAATTAAAGGGTCATCAGTTTTAGAAAATCATggaagaaataaatttagaaCATCTCAATTGGCTAGatgtataaatacaaaatgtgTTCTTAATAAGAATTCATGggatgtaaaaaaaaagaatcaATATAATTTGGAAACAAATCGATTATTTAGTACATctgaaaattatgaatttaaagcagagacaaaaaaattgctACAAATTGTTGCTCATTCTTTATATACAGATAAAGAAGTTTTTATAAGAGAACTTATAAGTAATTCTTCTGATGCTATTGAAAAACTTCGATTCACACAAACTGCATCTATAAAAGATGTagattcaaataataaaacagaaGGTGATACCATAGAAGATAAAGAACaaccattttatattaaagtttctacaaatgataaagataaattatttataattgaaGATAATGGAATAGGTATGAATAAAACAGAAGTCATAGAAAATTTAGGAACTATTGCAAAAAGTGGGTCTcaacattttattaatgctttaaaagaaaaaggggaattaaataaaaattcacaAGCATCTGATATTATTGGACAATTTGGTGTTGGGTTCTATTCTACATTTGTTGTCTCTGATTTTGTAGAAGTATTTACTAAATCACATGAAGATGGTTCGGTAGGATATCATTGGAAATCCGATGGTAATGGTACATTCACTTTAACGGAAGATAATAGTATAGAGAGGGGGACAAAAATTGTTTGCCATCTCAAAGAAGCTTGTTCCGATTTTtcgaatataaataaggtTCAAACTATTGTAGAAAAATTCTCTTCCTTCATTAACTTCCCTGTGTACATCTTGAATAAGAAGCAGGTGTCCAGCGAGCCCAAGCAAGCTAGCGACGCTAACGAGGCTGGTGAAGTTAATAAAACTAGCGAACCAGAAAAGAGTGAAGAGGTAGAGGAAATCCTGATAAATAGCCAGAAACCACTTTGGTGCAAAGATGAAGTATCAGAAGAAGAACACAAGaagttttttaattttttaaataaaaataaaagctacaatgatgataataaaagttatttatataaactaTTATACAAAACAGATGCACCAATGTCAATAAAGagtgttttttatattcctgAAGAAGCACCATCACGACTTTTTcaacaaaattatgatatagATGTATCACTATACTGTAAAAAGGTgttagtaaaaaaatgcgCTGATAATATTATCCCAAAATGGCTACATTTTGTAAAGGGAGTAATAGATTGTGAAGACATGCCACTGAATATAAGTCGAGAGTCAATGCAAGATAGTACATTGATGAGTAAGCTATCACGTATTGTTGttacaaaaattttaaaaacattagAAAAGGAAGCTAGTATTGATGAAGATAAGTATTTaaagttttataaaaattttagttataatttaaaagaagGAGTATTAGAAGAttcaacaaaaaatatgtataaaaatgttatgaTGAATTTATTAAGATTTTATTCtgtaaatcaaaaaaaatatatttctcttAATGAATATGTAAAGAATTTTAAAGATACCCAAAAGAATATCTATTACTTTTCTgctaatgatataaatatagctTTATCATCACCATATATGgaatcatttaaaaataaacaagtagatgtattattattgtttgaAGAAATTGATGAATTCGTTCTTATGAATTTACAATCCTACAACGATTCAAAATTTGTTTCTATCGATTCTTCTCAAAAGGAAGACCTTGATGAAATCATTTTGAATAAcgaaaatggaaatatgactaatgataataatagtggtgaaaataataacaccTCTGGTGGtagtaataaaattgtgtTTACTCAAGATCAGAAAATtgaattagaaaaatatattaaacaaattttagGTCCCAAGTGTTCAGATGTAAAATTTTCAGAACGTTTATGTTCCTCTCCTGCTGTCGTTACAGGTTTTCTTTCCCCGACATTACGTAAGGTTATGAAAGCTACTATGAAAAATTCAGATATGCATGAAAATATGTTGCAAAATTTACCAGCTACATTAGAAATAAATCCTACCCatactattattacatctatatatcatttaaaaaatacaaataatcaAGTTGCAAAATTATTAGTTGAACAGCTTTATGATAATGCATGTATAGCTGCTGGAATTTTAGAAGACCCTCGTTCGcttttaacaaaattgaATGAGTTGCTCTTATTGACAGCTAGATATGCATAtcattatgaaaaaaaaactgaTGAATCCTCAAATTCGGCAGATCAATCAGACAGAACCAATATGgataatacaataaattCTAATGAAATGGGAACCAATCCCAATGGTGAACAAGTTGAAGAACATGATGATAGTACACTAAAGGAGgcacataaaatataa